In the Acropora muricata isolate sample 2 chromosome 1, ASM3666990v1, whole genome shotgun sequence genome, one interval contains:
- the LOC136920992 gene encoding putative glycerol kinase 5 isoform X4 — MVFSKGGWNNVSTNEDIRSVGPSQPEMMGLPTGLGLWIFVQLLQPQPGWVELDPLVLWEQFVDVITEVIEASNLKASDVTALGISTMRGTFLTWDRQTGRPYHNFISWQDMRSHTYVESWNKSLTLKSLNIGSKFLHMILRQKKYLAGSVINFATQHASIRLHWLLKSRPELAKKAEMGVLAFGTIDSWLIWNLTKGQVHVTDYSNASSTGMFDPFVMEWSSLLTSLLNVPLKVLPKVVDTSGYICESHKDIFGAPIPVRALVADQQAAVFGQCCFDLGDINCTMGTGSFVNINTGSYPHASVAGLYPLVGWKIGGETVYLAEGNAAGCGTAMEWAGKMGFYDNVTETSDTAFSVESSDGVYFVPAFSGLQAPINDNKACVSMMGIKSTTSKAHVMRAILESIAFRFTQLYETVIEETHIPLMSSVKVDGGIANNDFVLELTSSLTGQTLDRPSQTDMSALGAAFLAGLACGVWQSRDELKAIRCSQALFQPKASIREKYMKSFDEWKEAVHRSRDWYKWD; from the exons GTGCAGCTTCTCCAACCTCAACCAGGATGGGTTGAGCTGGACCCACTTGTTCTATGGGAACAATTTGTAGACGTTATAACAGAAGTTATAGAAG CGTCCAACCTGAAGGCCAGCGACGTCACAGCTTTAGGTATATCTACCATGAGGGGTACATTTTTAACTTGGGACAG acAGACAGGACGCCCTTACCATAATTTTATCAGCTGGCAAGACATGAGGTCACACACCTATGTTGAGAGTTGGAACAAATCACTCACTCTTAAG AGTCTCAATATTGGTTCTAAATTCCTCCACATGATTTTGCGACAAAAGAAGTACCTTGCTGGCAGCGTAATAAATTTTGCAACACAACAT GCATCAATAAGACTTCACTGGTTGCTTAAAAGTCGGCCTGAG ctTGCAAAGAAAGCTGAAATGGGTGTGCTTGCTTTTGGAACTATTGATTCATGGCTCATCTGGAATTTAACAAAAG GTCAGGTTCATGTCACAGACTATTCAAATGCTAGCAGTACTGGAATGTTTGACCCATTTGTA ATGGAGTGGAGCTCGTTGCTAACAAGTCTACTGAATGTGCCTTTGAAAGTTTTGCCAAAAGTTGTTGACACCAG TGGATACATTTGTGAAAGTCACAAAGATATATTTGGTGCACCCATTCCTGTCAGAGCCTTG GTTGCAGACCAACAAGCTGCTGTGTTTGGTCAATGTTGTTTTGATCTTGGAGATATAAACTGTACCATGGGCACAGGATCTTTTGTGAACATCAACACTGGTTCCTATCCACATGCATCTGTAGCAG GCTTGTATCCTCTTGTTGGTTGGAAGATTGGAGGAGAAACTGTTTATCTTGCGGAGGGGAATGCCGCAGGCTGTGGTACTGCAATGGAGTGGGCAGGGAAGATGG GTTTTTACGACAATGTTACTGAAACAAGTGATACTGCATTCTCTGTTGAAA GTTCAGATGGTGTTTATTTTGTTCCTGCATTTAGTGGATTACAG GCTCCAATTAATGACAACAAAGCCTGTGTATCCATGATGGGCATCAAATCCACGACATCCAAAGCTCACGTGATGCGAGCTATTCTAGAGTCTATTGCCTTTAG GTTTACTCAATTGTATGAGACAGTGATAGAGGAGACACATATCCCTCTTATGTCTTCAGTCAA aGTTGATGGTGGCATCGCCAACAATGATTTCGTATTGGAGCTGACGAGCAGCTTAACTGGTCAGACATTGGACCGTCCATCGCAAACCGACATGTCTGCTCTGGGCGCTGCATTTTTAGCTGGATTAGCGTGTG GCGTATGGCAATCACGTGACGAGCTGAAAGCTATTCGGTGTTCTCAAGCATTATTTCAACCAAAGGCGTCTATTAGAGAGAAGTACATGAAGTCATTCGATGAATGGAAAGAGGCAGTGCATCGTAGTAGAGACTGGTATAAGTGGGACTAA
- the LOC136920992 gene encoding putative glycerol kinase 5 isoform X7: MRGTFLTWDRQTGRPYHNFISWQDMRSHTYVESWNKSLTLKSLNIGSKFLHMILRQKKYLAGSVINFATQHASIRLHWLLKSRPELAKKAEMGVLAFGTIDSWLIWNLTKGQVHVTDYSNASSTGMFDPFVMEWSSLLTSLLNVPLKVLPKVVDTSGYICESHKDIFGAPIPVRALVADQQAAVFGQCCFDLGDINCTMGTGSFVNINTGSYPHASVAGLYPLVGWKIGGETVYLAEGNAAGCGTAMEWAGKMGFYDNVTETSDTAFSVESSDGVYFVPAFSGLQAPINDNKACVSMMGIKSTTSKAHVMRAILESIAFRFTQLYETVIEETHIPLMSSVKVDGGIANNDFVLELTSSLTGQTLDRPSQTDMSALGAAFLAGLACGVWQSRDELKAIRCSQALFQPKASIREKYMKSFDEWKEAVHRSRDWYKWD, encoded by the exons ATGAGGGGTACATTTTTAACTTGGGACAG acAGACAGGACGCCCTTACCATAATTTTATCAGCTGGCAAGACATGAGGTCACACACCTATGTTGAGAGTTGGAACAAATCACTCACTCTTAAG AGTCTCAATATTGGTTCTAAATTCCTCCACATGATTTTGCGACAAAAGAAGTACCTTGCTGGCAGCGTAATAAATTTTGCAACACAACAT GCATCAATAAGACTTCACTGGTTGCTTAAAAGTCGGCCTGAG ctTGCAAAGAAAGCTGAAATGGGTGTGCTTGCTTTTGGAACTATTGATTCATGGCTCATCTGGAATTTAACAAAAG GTCAGGTTCATGTCACAGACTATTCAAATGCTAGCAGTACTGGAATGTTTGACCCATTTGTA ATGGAGTGGAGCTCGTTGCTAACAAGTCTACTGAATGTGCCTTTGAAAGTTTTGCCAAAAGTTGTTGACACCAG TGGATACATTTGTGAAAGTCACAAAGATATATTTGGTGCACCCATTCCTGTCAGAGCCTTG GTTGCAGACCAACAAGCTGCTGTGTTTGGTCAATGTTGTTTTGATCTTGGAGATATAAACTGTACCATGGGCACAGGATCTTTTGTGAACATCAACACTGGTTCCTATCCACATGCATCTGTAGCAG GCTTGTATCCTCTTGTTGGTTGGAAGATTGGAGGAGAAACTGTTTATCTTGCGGAGGGGAATGCCGCAGGCTGTGGTACTGCAATGGAGTGGGCAGGGAAGATGG GTTTTTACGACAATGTTACTGAAACAAGTGATACTGCATTCTCTGTTGAAA GTTCAGATGGTGTTTATTTTGTTCCTGCATTTAGTGGATTACAG GCTCCAATTAATGACAACAAAGCCTGTGTATCCATGATGGGCATCAAATCCACGACATCCAAAGCTCACGTGATGCGAGCTATTCTAGAGTCTATTGCCTTTAG GTTTACTCAATTGTATGAGACAGTGATAGAGGAGACACATATCCCTCTTATGTCTTCAGTCAA aGTTGATGGTGGCATCGCCAACAATGATTTCGTATTGGAGCTGACGAGCAGCTTAACTGGTCAGACATTGGACCGTCCATCGCAAACCGACATGTCTGCTCTGGGCGCTGCATTTTTAGCTGGATTAGCGTGTG GCGTATGGCAATCACGTGACGAGCTGAAAGCTATTCGGTGTTCTCAAGCATTATTTCAACCAAAGGCGTCTATTAGAGAGAAGTACATGAAGTCATTCGATGAATGGAAAGAGGCAGTGCATCGTAGTAGAGACTGGTATAAGTGGGACTAA
- the LOC136920992 gene encoding putative glycerol kinase 5 isoform X5 yields MMGLPTGLGLWIFVQLLQPQPGWVELDPLVLWEQFVDVITEVIEASNLKASDVTALGISTMRGTFLTWDRQTGRPYHNFISWQDMRSHTYVESWNKSLTLKSLNIGSKFLHMILRQKKYLAGSVINFATQHASIRLHWLLKSRPELAKKAEMGVLAFGTIDSWLIWNLTKGQVHVTDYSNASSTGMFDPFVMEWSSLLTSLLNVPLKVLPKVVDTSGYICESHKDIFGAPIPVRALVADQQAAVFGQCCFDLGDINCTMGTGSFVNINTGSYPHASVAGLYPLVGWKIGGETVYLAEGNAAGCGTAMEWAGKMGFYDNVTETSDTAFSVESSDGVYFVPAFSGLQAPINDNKACVSMMGIKSTTSKAHVMRAILESIAFRFTQLYETVIEETHIPLMSSVKVDGGIANNDFVLELTSSLTGQTLDRPSQTDMSALGAAFLAGLACGVWQSRDELKAIRCSQALFQPKASIREKYMKSFDEWKEAVHRSRDWYKWD; encoded by the exons GTGCAGCTTCTCCAACCTCAACCAGGATGGGTTGAGCTGGACCCACTTGTTCTATGGGAACAATTTGTAGACGTTATAACAGAAGTTATAGAAG CGTCCAACCTGAAGGCCAGCGACGTCACAGCTTTAGGTATATCTACCATGAGGGGTACATTTTTAACTTGGGACAG acAGACAGGACGCCCTTACCATAATTTTATCAGCTGGCAAGACATGAGGTCACACACCTATGTTGAGAGTTGGAACAAATCACTCACTCTTAAG AGTCTCAATATTGGTTCTAAATTCCTCCACATGATTTTGCGACAAAAGAAGTACCTTGCTGGCAGCGTAATAAATTTTGCAACACAACAT GCATCAATAAGACTTCACTGGTTGCTTAAAAGTCGGCCTGAG ctTGCAAAGAAAGCTGAAATGGGTGTGCTTGCTTTTGGAACTATTGATTCATGGCTCATCTGGAATTTAACAAAAG GTCAGGTTCATGTCACAGACTATTCAAATGCTAGCAGTACTGGAATGTTTGACCCATTTGTA ATGGAGTGGAGCTCGTTGCTAACAAGTCTACTGAATGTGCCTTTGAAAGTTTTGCCAAAAGTTGTTGACACCAG TGGATACATTTGTGAAAGTCACAAAGATATATTTGGTGCACCCATTCCTGTCAGAGCCTTG GTTGCAGACCAACAAGCTGCTGTGTTTGGTCAATGTTGTTTTGATCTTGGAGATATAAACTGTACCATGGGCACAGGATCTTTTGTGAACATCAACACTGGTTCCTATCCACATGCATCTGTAGCAG GCTTGTATCCTCTTGTTGGTTGGAAGATTGGAGGAGAAACTGTTTATCTTGCGGAGGGGAATGCCGCAGGCTGTGGTACTGCAATGGAGTGGGCAGGGAAGATGG GTTTTTACGACAATGTTACTGAAACAAGTGATACTGCATTCTCTGTTGAAA GTTCAGATGGTGTTTATTTTGTTCCTGCATTTAGTGGATTACAG GCTCCAATTAATGACAACAAAGCCTGTGTATCCATGATGGGCATCAAATCCACGACATCCAAAGCTCACGTGATGCGAGCTATTCTAGAGTCTATTGCCTTTAG GTTTACTCAATTGTATGAGACAGTGATAGAGGAGACACATATCCCTCTTATGTCTTCAGTCAA aGTTGATGGTGGCATCGCCAACAATGATTTCGTATTGGAGCTGACGAGCAGCTTAACTGGTCAGACATTGGACCGTCCATCGCAAACCGACATGTCTGCTCTGGGCGCTGCATTTTTAGCTGGATTAGCGTGTG GCGTATGGCAATCACGTGACGAGCTGAAAGCTATTCGGTGTTCTCAAGCATTATTTCAACCAAAGGCGTCTATTAGAGAGAAGTACATGAAGTCATTCGATGAATGGAAAGAGGCAGTGCATCGTAGTAGAGACTGGTATAAGTGGGACTAA
- the LOC136920992 gene encoding putative glycerol kinase 5 isoform X3 — MARATESKQPLYTQNILAVDVGTTTISCHHFDRSGISLYHTSRKVQLLQPQPGWVELDPLVLWEQFVDVITEVIEASNLKASDVTALGISTMRGTFLTWDRQTGRPYHNFISWQDMRSHTYVESWNKSLTLKSLNIGSKFLHMILRQKKYLAGSVINFATQHASIRLHWLLKSRPELAKKAEMGVLAFGTIDSWLIWNLTKGQVHVTDYSNASSTGMFDPFVMEWSSLLTSLLNVPLKVLPKVVDTSGYICESHKDIFGAPIPVRALVADQQAAVFGQCCFDLGDINCTMGTGSFVNINTGSYPHASVAGLYPLVGWKIGGETVYLAEGNAAGCGTAMEWAGKMGFYDNVTETSDTAFSVESSDGVYFVPAFSGLQAPINDNKACVSMMGIKSTTSKAHVMRAILESIAFRFTQLYETVIEETHIPLMSSVKVDGGIANNDFVLELTSSLTGQTLDRPSQTDMSALGAAFLAGLACGVWQSRDELKAIRCSQALFQPKASIREKYMKSFDEWKEAVHRSRDWYKWD, encoded by the exons GTGCAGCTTCTCCAACCTCAACCAGGATGGGTTGAGCTGGACCCACTTGTTCTATGGGAACAATTTGTAGACGTTATAACAGAAGTTATAGAAG CGTCCAACCTGAAGGCCAGCGACGTCACAGCTTTAGGTATATCTACCATGAGGGGTACATTTTTAACTTGGGACAG acAGACAGGACGCCCTTACCATAATTTTATCAGCTGGCAAGACATGAGGTCACACACCTATGTTGAGAGTTGGAACAAATCACTCACTCTTAAG AGTCTCAATATTGGTTCTAAATTCCTCCACATGATTTTGCGACAAAAGAAGTACCTTGCTGGCAGCGTAATAAATTTTGCAACACAACAT GCATCAATAAGACTTCACTGGTTGCTTAAAAGTCGGCCTGAG ctTGCAAAGAAAGCTGAAATGGGTGTGCTTGCTTTTGGAACTATTGATTCATGGCTCATCTGGAATTTAACAAAAG GTCAGGTTCATGTCACAGACTATTCAAATGCTAGCAGTACTGGAATGTTTGACCCATTTGTA ATGGAGTGGAGCTCGTTGCTAACAAGTCTACTGAATGTGCCTTTGAAAGTTTTGCCAAAAGTTGTTGACACCAG TGGATACATTTGTGAAAGTCACAAAGATATATTTGGTGCACCCATTCCTGTCAGAGCCTTG GTTGCAGACCAACAAGCTGCTGTGTTTGGTCAATGTTGTTTTGATCTTGGAGATATAAACTGTACCATGGGCACAGGATCTTTTGTGAACATCAACACTGGTTCCTATCCACATGCATCTGTAGCAG GCTTGTATCCTCTTGTTGGTTGGAAGATTGGAGGAGAAACTGTTTATCTTGCGGAGGGGAATGCCGCAGGCTGTGGTACTGCAATGGAGTGGGCAGGGAAGATGG GTTTTTACGACAATGTTACTGAAACAAGTGATACTGCATTCTCTGTTGAAA GTTCAGATGGTGTTTATTTTGTTCCTGCATTTAGTGGATTACAG GCTCCAATTAATGACAACAAAGCCTGTGTATCCATGATGGGCATCAAATCCACGACATCCAAAGCTCACGTGATGCGAGCTATTCTAGAGTCTATTGCCTTTAG GTTTACTCAATTGTATGAGACAGTGATAGAGGAGACACATATCCCTCTTATGTCTTCAGTCAA aGTTGATGGTGGCATCGCCAACAATGATTTCGTATTGGAGCTGACGAGCAGCTTAACTGGTCAGACATTGGACCGTCCATCGCAAACCGACATGTCTGCTCTGGGCGCTGCATTTTTAGCTGGATTAGCGTGTG GCGTATGGCAATCACGTGACGAGCTGAAAGCTATTCGGTGTTCTCAAGCATTATTTCAACCAAAGGCGTCTATTAGAGAGAAGTACATGAAGTCATTCGATGAATGGAAAGAGGCAGTGCATCGTAGTAGAGACTGGTATAAGTGGGACTAA
- the LOC136920992 gene encoding putative glycerol kinase 5 isoform X6 yields MGTICRRYNRSYRSVQPEGQRRHSFRYIYHEGYIFNLGQTGRPYHNFISWQDMRSHTYVESWNKSLTLKSLNIGSKFLHMILRQKKYLAGSVINFATQHASIRLHWLLKSRPELAKKAEMGVLAFGTIDSWLIWNLTKGQVHVTDYSNASSTGMFDPFVMEWSSLLTSLLNVPLKVLPKVVDTSGYICESHKDIFGAPIPVRALVADQQAAVFGQCCFDLGDINCTMGTGSFVNINTGSYPHASVAGLYPLVGWKIGGETVYLAEGNAAGCGTAMEWAGKMGFYDNVTETSDTAFSVESSDGVYFVPAFSGLQAPINDNKACVSMMGIKSTTSKAHVMRAILESIAFRFTQLYETVIEETHIPLMSSVKVDGGIANNDFVLELTSSLTGQTLDRPSQTDMSALGAAFLAGLACGVWQSRDELKAIRCSQALFQPKASIREKYMKSFDEWKEAVHRSRDWYKWD; encoded by the exons ATGGGAACAATTTGTAGACGTTATAACAGAAGTTATAGAAG CGTCCAACCTGAAGGCCAGCGACGTCACAGCTTTAGGTATATCTACCATGAGGGGTACATTTTTAACTTGGGACAG ACAGGACGCCCTTACCATAATTTTATCAGCTGGCAAGACATGAGGTCACACACCTATGTTGAGAGTTGGAACAAATCACTCACTCTTAAG AGTCTCAATATTGGTTCTAAATTCCTCCACATGATTTTGCGACAAAAGAAGTACCTTGCTGGCAGCGTAATAAATTTTGCAACACAACAT GCATCAATAAGACTTCACTGGTTGCTTAAAAGTCGGCCTGAG ctTGCAAAGAAAGCTGAAATGGGTGTGCTTGCTTTTGGAACTATTGATTCATGGCTCATCTGGAATTTAACAAAAG GTCAGGTTCATGTCACAGACTATTCAAATGCTAGCAGTACTGGAATGTTTGACCCATTTGTA ATGGAGTGGAGCTCGTTGCTAACAAGTCTACTGAATGTGCCTTTGAAAGTTTTGCCAAAAGTTGTTGACACCAG TGGATACATTTGTGAAAGTCACAAAGATATATTTGGTGCACCCATTCCTGTCAGAGCCTTG GTTGCAGACCAACAAGCTGCTGTGTTTGGTCAATGTTGTTTTGATCTTGGAGATATAAACTGTACCATGGGCACAGGATCTTTTGTGAACATCAACACTGGTTCCTATCCACATGCATCTGTAGCAG GCTTGTATCCTCTTGTTGGTTGGAAGATTGGAGGAGAAACTGTTTATCTTGCGGAGGGGAATGCCGCAGGCTGTGGTACTGCAATGGAGTGGGCAGGGAAGATGG GTTTTTACGACAATGTTACTGAAACAAGTGATACTGCATTCTCTGTTGAAA GTTCAGATGGTGTTTATTTTGTTCCTGCATTTAGTGGATTACAG GCTCCAATTAATGACAACAAAGCCTGTGTATCCATGATGGGCATCAAATCCACGACATCCAAAGCTCACGTGATGCGAGCTATTCTAGAGTCTATTGCCTTTAG GTTTACTCAATTGTATGAGACAGTGATAGAGGAGACACATATCCCTCTTATGTCTTCAGTCAA aGTTGATGGTGGCATCGCCAACAATGATTTCGTATTGGAGCTGACGAGCAGCTTAACTGGTCAGACATTGGACCGTCCATCGCAAACCGACATGTCTGCTCTGGGCGCTGCATTTTTAGCTGGATTAGCGTGTG GCGTATGGCAATCACGTGACGAGCTGAAAGCTATTCGGTGTTCTCAAGCATTATTTCAACCAAAGGCGTCTATTAGAGAGAAGTACATGAAGTCATTCGATGAATGGAAAGAGGCAGTGCATCGTAGTAGAGACTGGTATAAGTGGGACTAA
- the LOC136920992 gene encoding putative glycerol kinase 5 isoform X2 — translation MKLKDNTFRMARATESKQPLYTQNILAVDVGTTTISCHHFDRSGISLYHTSRKVQLLQPQPGWVELDPLVLWEQFVDVITEVIEASNLKASDVTALGISTMRGTFLTWDRQTGRPYHNFISWQDMRSHTYVESWNKSLTLKSLNIGSKFLHMILRQKKYLAGSVINFATQHASIRLHWLLKSRPELAKKAEMGVLAFGTIDSWLIWNLTKGQVHVTDYSNASSTGMFDPFVMEWSSLLTSLLNVPLKVLPKVVDTSGYICESHKDIFGAPIPVRALVADQQAAVFGQCCFDLGDINCTMGTGSFVNINTGSYPHASVAGLYPLVGWKIGGETVYLAEGNAAGCGTAMEWAGKMGFYDNVTETSDTAFSVESSDGVYFVPAFSGLQAPINDNKACVSMMGIKSTTSKAHVMRAILESIAFRFTQLYETVIEETHIPLMSSVKVDGGIANNDFVLELTSSLTGQTLDRPSQTDMSALGAAFLAGLACGVWQSRDELKAIRCSQALFQPKASIREKYMKSFDEWKEAVHRSRDWYKWD, via the exons GTGCAGCTTCTCCAACCTCAACCAGGATGGGTTGAGCTGGACCCACTTGTTCTATGGGAACAATTTGTAGACGTTATAACAGAAGTTATAGAAG CGTCCAACCTGAAGGCCAGCGACGTCACAGCTTTAGGTATATCTACCATGAGGGGTACATTTTTAACTTGGGACAG acAGACAGGACGCCCTTACCATAATTTTATCAGCTGGCAAGACATGAGGTCACACACCTATGTTGAGAGTTGGAACAAATCACTCACTCTTAAG AGTCTCAATATTGGTTCTAAATTCCTCCACATGATTTTGCGACAAAAGAAGTACCTTGCTGGCAGCGTAATAAATTTTGCAACACAACAT GCATCAATAAGACTTCACTGGTTGCTTAAAAGTCGGCCTGAG ctTGCAAAGAAAGCTGAAATGGGTGTGCTTGCTTTTGGAACTATTGATTCATGGCTCATCTGGAATTTAACAAAAG GTCAGGTTCATGTCACAGACTATTCAAATGCTAGCAGTACTGGAATGTTTGACCCATTTGTA ATGGAGTGGAGCTCGTTGCTAACAAGTCTACTGAATGTGCCTTTGAAAGTTTTGCCAAAAGTTGTTGACACCAG TGGATACATTTGTGAAAGTCACAAAGATATATTTGGTGCACCCATTCCTGTCAGAGCCTTG GTTGCAGACCAACAAGCTGCTGTGTTTGGTCAATGTTGTTTTGATCTTGGAGATATAAACTGTACCATGGGCACAGGATCTTTTGTGAACATCAACACTGGTTCCTATCCACATGCATCTGTAGCAG GCTTGTATCCTCTTGTTGGTTGGAAGATTGGAGGAGAAACTGTTTATCTTGCGGAGGGGAATGCCGCAGGCTGTGGTACTGCAATGGAGTGGGCAGGGAAGATGG GTTTTTACGACAATGTTACTGAAACAAGTGATACTGCATTCTCTGTTGAAA GTTCAGATGGTGTTTATTTTGTTCCTGCATTTAGTGGATTACAG GCTCCAATTAATGACAACAAAGCCTGTGTATCCATGATGGGCATCAAATCCACGACATCCAAAGCTCACGTGATGCGAGCTATTCTAGAGTCTATTGCCTTTAG GTTTACTCAATTGTATGAGACAGTGATAGAGGAGACACATATCCCTCTTATGTCTTCAGTCAA aGTTGATGGTGGCATCGCCAACAATGATTTCGTATTGGAGCTGACGAGCAGCTTAACTGGTCAGACATTGGACCGTCCATCGCAAACCGACATGTCTGCTCTGGGCGCTGCATTTTTAGCTGGATTAGCGTGTG GCGTATGGCAATCACGTGACGAGCTGAAAGCTATTCGGTGTTCTCAAGCATTATTTCAACCAAAGGCGTCTATTAGAGAGAAGTACATGAAGTCATTCGATGAATGGAAAGAGGCAGTGCATCGTAGTAGAGACTGGTATAAGTGGGACTAA